In Amphiura filiformis chromosome 1, Afil_fr2py, whole genome shotgun sequence, the following are encoded in one genomic region:
- the LOC140169447 gene encoding LOW QUALITY PROTEIN: uncharacterized protein (The sequence of the model RefSeq protein was modified relative to this genomic sequence to represent the inferred CDS: deleted 2 bases in 1 codon), with protein sequence MEAPQRNALLALSNKISAEISADKVMRELATLGTLHPVQIEDINSHKTSKLKSARLLELLTSCGPKAFLTFYDVLMKNGYRKLAEQLRKSTKDNKVADDNVKMQLEQDRSMLPAPRGYDDALRNCKEAFICDVWSEHLMALLGDQDLIGEHTRQIIDGGTSREERAELLFWNLVHQLQKKGHSAFVVLQDTLEQSYPHIGDLLWENVKSIVAPPRSSMESRAARGAYSRINNDEKTDENHDEKQDHEHTREGDEEEEGVDSNDVIETLEDLQNELSDTKTDNIRHSMQLERAIQVIAEANGTIRVLEARVLNLEQERDNANLEADMARKEAGECRIQVEVVRRGREQERTRQQDHLVKWEAQQKERMNQLDQKDAKLRSKENGLKRREDDVQQQLQVTKKQQSEIERRTKDLLHKTDMQEKKQEELNSREEKVRQKDRLLRRREDDVSSREDDVSRKEEIISKGEVKLKRREIEAKRLEEQLKIMQEEINRQDAILRKKEDECRRKEQDQQIQDENLQKREDGLKQKERRVKMKLSDLRQQEEEQKMKEEELREKDKDIVKKDHELKSKDKDITQRAIDVESREKDCEEREEKLEQDEEELSRRESKVTSKEEACSNLQYILNQRNAEQEKIDRTLKMMELEQRRMELEQIRREQALIVKEQEQMESERLNESQGQQKLQQLRAKMEAVERRANELEQKEELLGRIELEQRMRELEYTINDAEDGDDFEDSGIMDSKPESVFSDAGIIEEEENFREYIIVQKGVRNADPQSKPFFTVKVSAPHIISTLKTILAAEEGIPVSWQRLYINNRLLDDSSELPDSDVPSEMALDMKLVIPSGKVRIPVKASRGAANIVEFDPTETVACAKVRIFKHGGIPPHQQRLLYRDKPLEEHCTIESLNLRKNAIIHLRLRLRINAQISRTDTIPVTIDESDTVEQLKEIIQEETQLPADTMKIYYNKRELDDHRPVSHFGITEDATLQITHSITFAIRPGTDSVSIEIDPGASARQLKQLLRRKNLKIERPTIIAGDKVLNDEQTIMEALQKGDTFEIHSGNVLVVLETGEIIRNAKIQTGSNKKGSPQKGSVHRGHSVDASI encoded by the exons ATCGAAGCATGTTACCGGCTCCTCGGGGATACGACGATGCCTTACGCAACTGTAAAGAAGCATTTATTTGCGATGTCTGGAGTGAACATCTTATGGCGCTTCTGGGGGATCAAG acCTAATCGGGGAACACACCAGACAGATAATAGATGGTGGCACTAGCCGGGAGGAAAGGGCTGAGCTGCTATTTTGGAATCTTGTTCATCAACTTCAAAAGAAAGGTCATTCTGCTTTTGTTGTGTTACAGGACACATTAGAACAAAGTTATCCACACATAGGTGACTTGCTGTGGGAGAATGTCAAGTCAATTGTTGCACCACCAAGGAGCTCTATGGAAA GTCGAGCAGCACGCGGGGCTTACTCAAGAATTAACAATGACGAGAAAACAGATGAAAACCACGATGAGAAACAAGACCACGAACACACACGGGAAGGAGATGAAGAGGAGGAGGGGGTGGACAGCAATGATGTCATAGAGACATTAGAAGACTTGCAGAATGAGTTATCGGATACTAAGACGGATAATATACGACACTCGATGCAATTAGAAAGAGCTATACAG GTTATCGCGGAGGCAAATGGCACTATTCGGGTGCTGGAAGCTCGTGTTTTGAATCTTGAACAAGAGCGAGATAATGCCAACTTGGAAGCAGATATGGCACGGAAGGAAGCTGGCGAATGTCGTATCCAGGTGGAGGTTGTCCGGCGAGGACGTGAACAAGAGAGGACCAGACAGCAAGACCATCTAGTCAAGTGGGAAGCGCAACAGAAAGAACGAATGAATCAATTGGATCAGAAAGACGCCAAATTGCGTTCAAAAGAGAATGGTCTGAAGAGGAGAGAAGACGATGTACAACAACAG CTCCAGGTAACTAAGAAGCAACAATCAGAGATAGAAAGACGGACTAAGGATTTACTGCATAAAACTGATATGCAAGAGAAGAAACAAGAAGAACTGAATAGCAGAGAAGAAAAGGTTAGACAGAAAGATAGACTGCTTCGGAGGCGGGAAGATGATGTATCATCCCGTGAAGATGATGTATCTAGAAAGGAAGAAATCATATCTAAGGGCgaggtcaaattgaaaaggagaGAAATCGAAGCAAAACGGTTGGAAGAACAACTGAAAATTATGCAGGAAGAAATCAATCGACAAGACGCGATACtgaggaagaaagaagatgaatgTCGACGAAAGGAACAGGATCAGCAGATACAAGATGAGAATTTGCAAAAACGAGAGGATGGATTGAAACAAAAGGAACGACGGGTGAAGATGAAGTTGTCTGATTTAAGACAACAAGAGGAGGAACAAAAGATGAAGGAGGAAGAACTGAGAGAAAAAGATAAGGACATTGTGAAGAAAGATCATGAGCTGAAGAGTAAGGATAAAGATATTACACAACGTGCGATTGATGTAGAAAGTAGAGAGAAAGACTGCGAGGAGAGGGAAGAGAAATTAGAACAGGATGAAGAAGAGTTATCTCGTCGAGAatcaaaagtcacatcaaaagaAGAAGCTTGTTCTAATCTGCAGTATATCTTGAACCAGCGCAATGCGGAACAAGAGAAGATCGACCGCACCCTTAAGATGATGGAACTTGAACAAAGACGAATGGAATTAGAGCAGATTCGTCGTGAGCAGGCATTGATAGTCAAAGAGCAAGAACAAATGGAATCTGAACGACTGAATGAAAGTCAAGGTCAACAGAAATTACAACAATTACGAGCAAAAATGGAAGCAGTTGAACGACGAGCTAACGAGTTGGAACAAAAAGAAGAGTTGTTGGGAAGAATTGAACTGGAACAGCGCATGCGTGAGCTGGAGTATACAATCAATGACGCCGAAGATGGAGATGATTTTGAAGATAGTGGAATAATGGATTCTAAACCAGAGTCAGTTTTCAGTGATGCAGGCATAATCGAGGAAGAAGAAAATTTCCGAGAGTATATTATCGTACAAAAAGGCGTCCGAAATGCCGACCCACAAAGCAAACCGTTCTTTACCGTAAAAGTATCTGCACCACATATCATATCAACGCTAAAGACGATTCTTGCTGCTGAAGAAGGAATTCCAGTCTCATGGCAAAGACTGTATATCAACAATCGTCTGCTCGATGATAGTAGCGAGTTACCTGATAGCGACGTTCCCAGTGAAATGGCTCTAGACATGAAGCTCGTTATACCATCAGGGAAGGTTCGAATCCCCGTCAAAGCATCTCGAGGAGCTGCCAACATTGTCGAATTTGATCCAACTGAAACGGTTGCCTGCGCAAAAGTCCGCATCTTTAAACATGGCGGTATCCCACCACATCAGCAGCGACTGCTGTACAGGGATAAACCATTGGAAGAACATTGTACTATAGAGAGTCTCAATCTGCGCAAGAATGCCATAATTCATCTCAGACTTCGTCTGCGTATCAATGCACAGATCTCCCGTACAGACACCATACCCGTCACCATTGATGAATCTGATACAGTGGAGCAATTAAAGGAGATCATTCAAGAGGAAACACAACTTCCGGCTGATACTATGAAAATATACTACAATAAACGCGAGCTGGATGACCATCGTCCAGTGTCACATTTTGGTATTACTGAAGACGCCACATTACAGATC ACACACTCCATAACCTTTGCCATTCGACCCGGAACAGATTCCGTAAGCATAGAGATTGACCCAGGAGCATCAGCGCGACAACTGAAGCAACTTCTGCGCCGGAAGAATCTTAAAATTGAACGGCCTACCATAATAGCAGGGGATAAGGTTCTCAACGATGAGCAGACAATTATGGAGGCGCTTCAGAAAGGTGACACGTTTGAGATTCATAGCGGAAACGTGCTGGTGGTACTTGAAACGGGCGAGATTATCCGTAATGCAAAAATACAAACAGGATCTAATAAGAAGGGATCACCACAAAAGGGGTCGGTACACAGAGGTCACAGTGTTGACGCTAGTATATAG